The nucleotide window GCCCCATCCCGCAGGGCCGCGGACAAGGTCGGGAATTCCGGCTCGATCGACTCCCCGCTCATGGCGGTGCGCTTGCCGAGGTGCTCGGCGAGCTGGGTTCTGCGGCTGGCTTCCTGTGCGGACACGTTGAGGCGGTGCTGGATCAGCATCCTCGTCGACTTGGCACCGTAGTCGCGCGGAGTCCCGACGCGCTCGAACACTGAAAGCGTTACCACGAACAGGGATTCAGTCAGGCGGCCGAGCGTCTCGAGACCGTCGAGCATGACCACAGCATCGTCAGGACCCATCGGGCGAGTAAAATCGCTGAGCTCGCCCAGCATGCGCTGCAGCTTTTCGACGCTGTCAGTGACCTCGGGAGCAATGTGCTTGAGGTCCGACCAGCGGTACTCGTCGAGCAGCGGGTGCGTGTTCACCACCGCGCCGTTGTCGCCGGTGCCCGCAGTCTCAACCGCTGCGGTCGAGGCCCCGTCGGAAACCGCTGCAGCGCCTTCGGACTCGAGGCGTTCGGTCACGGCTCTGTACCGTTCTGCACGCTCTTCCTCCGCCGCAAGCTCAGCTTCGCGCCTCTTCTGCTGCTCTTCATCGAACCGGGCGAATTTGGCGTCCAGCTCTGCGCCTTCGCGTGCGATCGCCTCGCGACGCAGCTCCGCCTCGAGTTCCTCGCGTGCCTCGCGTTCTTCTCGCGCGGCACGCTGTTCGGGGGTCTCTCCCTCTTCGCGCTTCTTCTTCATCCATGCGGCCTGACGCGCTTCGATCTCTTCTACGCATGCTTTGATCTCGGCCTCCGTCTGAGGCTCGGTCCGCCTGCGCGTCCACAGGCCTTCTCCTTTGCGGAAGTCGCTGCCCTGAAGCGTCGACCGGCTTCCTGCCGAGTCATTGTCAGCGGAGTCGGAAGCAACACCAGAGGTGGAGTCGGAAACAAAGCCAGAAGCGGGGTCGAGTTCGGAAGTGAGATCGAGCGTTTCCGACTCGTCGGCGATGCCGTCGAAACGGTCGGCGAGCGGGTGCCCGGTCAGGTCGAGGCCGGCCTGCTCGAGGAGCTCACGATAGGTCGGGCCAGTGTCGCCAATCGCTTCCGGGGATGCAGCTTCCGAACAAGCGGGTTCTAGGGAAACGGATTGAGCTGCTTCAGATGACGCCGAATGAGCGTCATCGTCGTTCTGTTCGTTATGCCTACGGTCGGGGATGAGAGCCATGTTCTCTGTGTCCGTTCATCATCGTTGATGTCTTCGGCTAGTCTTATTCTAATTCATGATTCGAACAAATACCATACTTTCAATCTGTTTATCTGAATTATTTTTCGTAATGTTCGAGTAGATACGATTTAGAGAGGTTGATTGAAGATAGTTCTCGGCGAGGCGAGATGGTTGCAAACCGCGACGCGGATCGCAGATTCAGCCACTTCGGTGCAGGTGACGGCGCGTCCGTCGCTTGAGTGGAATCCACCCTACGTGGCGGCACTGACGTAGAGAATGTTAGAGACAGGTTCCCGGTGTGACCCAGGCTCTGACTGACCCACCCCGTGGTGTCTTTCCTGTGATCAGTCCACCGGGAGCTTTGTCACCCACCGAAGAGAACCAGCCGGTGGGGACATGACCTCATAGGAGCGTGACTCCGCGACCACGGAGTCTCGTCTACGTCCTGTCTGCCCGACCGACTGGCCCTCACCCCCACCAGTCCAATGGAAGAGGCAGACACCATCATGACAGCACCACAACCGAATGTGTACGCCGGTATCGACACCCACCAGAACACGAACCACGTCGGCATCATCAACGAAGTCGGCAAGAAACTCGCCGACAAAGAATTCCCCACCACCAGCACCGGATACCAAGCACTGCTCGACTTCGTCCTCACCTTCGGCACCATCATCGCCATCGGTATCGAAGGCACCGCCTCCTACGGTGCCGGCATCACCGCCTACCTGCGCACACACAACATCACCGTCAAGGAAGTCATTCGTCCCAACAGACAAACCCGCCGGGGCGGGAAGTCTGACCCCATCGACGCCTACTCCGCAGCCAAGACCGTCGCCGCCGACGGCGATGACCTCCCAGTCCCCAAGCTCCTCGGCGGAGCCATCGACGGCATCCGCATGCTCTTGAAGGCCCGGACGACCGCGATGAAGGCACGCACAGCCGCCACCACACAGATCATCCATTTCCTCACCACCGCACCAGCCGTCGTCCGGGAGCAATACGCCGGACTGACCGGTGATGACCTCCACGCCGCCCTCATCGCAACCCAACCAGTCATCGATGATCACCTCGGAATAGCCCTGCGCCGGCTGTCACTGCGTATCGAGTTCCTCACCGACGAGATCGACACCGCGTACGACCAACTCGATGCCCTCACGAAAGACGTCGCCCCCGCACTAGCAGCGGCGAAGGGCATCGGCCCGGTCTCCGCTGCCAGGTTGCTAGTGACCGCGGGCGAGAACCCGGAGCGCATTACGTCGAAGGCTGCGTTCGCGGCCCTGTGCGGGACCAGTCCGTTGCAAGCCTCGTCGGGGAAAACGAATCGCCACAGGCTCAACCGGGGTGGTGACAGGCAGGCCAACAGTGCGCTGTACGACATCGTGAAGTCCAGGATGTCTAATGATCCGCGCACGAAGGAGTATGTGGCCCGTCGGATAGCAGAGGGCAAGACAAAGAAGGAAAGCATGCGGTGCCTGAAGCGATACGTCGCCAACGAGGTGTATTCCCTGATCACCGATCCACCTGCCGTGCCAACAATTGACGATCTGCGGCCGTTGCGGAAGTCGAGGAAGATAACGCTGAAGACAGTTGCCGAGTATTTCAGTACGTGGGAGACCACGATCTCACGGCTCGAACGCGGACTGACTCGCAATGACGAATTAGCTGATGAGTACCGAAAATATCTGCTCGAAACAGTTTGACATCTATAGGAGCATCACAGAGCCGTCGCCTGTCGCCGGCGCAGGGCCGCCCCCGGTCGTCTGACACAGAGCCGCTCGCGGTCGACTCATGAGAACACTAAGCGAGACGATCTCGCGCGAAGACCCTCCGTCGTCAGCTCTTCATATGGACGCGCTGCCCCTCCGGGCCGAAGAGACTGAGGTATTCGACGCCGTTCTCGTCCGCTCCCCCGAACCAGTGCGGAGTCCGGGTGTCGAACTCCGCGGCTTCGCCAGCACTGAGGGTCATGGTCCGGTCACCGAGGATGAGCGTGAGCCTCCCCCTGATCACGTAGACCCATTCGAATCCGGGATGAGTCTTCAGGGAACCGAGCTTCGGCGTCTGCTTCCCGTCGACGATGTGCTTGAAAGCCTGCACACCGATGGCTCCACGGCTGAGCGGCAGGATGGTCTGATCGTGGAACTTCCTCGGCGAGATGTGGATGCGCGGATCCCCGATCGGCGGAGTCCCCACCAGCTCATCGAGCGGCAGCCCGTAGACTCCGGCCAGCGGCAGCAGCAGTTCGAGGCTGGGCTTGCGCTTGCCCGACTCCAGCCGAGACAGAGTGCTCGTCGACATTCCGGACAGCTCTGCCACCTCGTCGAGGGTGCGCCCCTGCCCCTGCCGCAGACCGCGCAGTCGCGCACCGACTCCGGCCAATGACTGTTGGATGGCCCGCTGCGGATCCTCCGGCGCCGATCCTGCTGACGCGGCCGATCCCACCACCGCAGCCGAACCCGATGCCGATGCCGTTCCTGCTACGGGCGTCGATCCCACCGCCCGCATACCGGCCCGATTCTCCCAATGGTTGTGCTCAGTCATGCTCATAGCATCGCAGAATTTGCCGATTCTGCAAACCAGTTTGCAGAGTTGCGTCTGGGTGTCACATGCTCATAGACACCACGAATCCGATCGAAGCGCCTTGTGCGATTCGATCACCCACTCCAAGGAGCATCATGTCCGCACCAAGCACCCCTGCCAACGCAGCCGCACCACGCAACCCCGATAACGCAGCC belongs to Brevibacterium spongiae and includes:
- a CDS encoding IS110 family transposase; amino-acid sequence: MTAPQPNVYAGIDTHQNTNHVGIINEVGKKLADKEFPTTSTGYQALLDFVLTFGTIIAIGIEGTASYGAGITAYLRTHNITVKEVIRPNRQTRRGGKSDPIDAYSAAKTVAADGDDLPVPKLLGGAIDGIRMLLKARTTAMKARTAATTQIIHFLTTAPAVVREQYAGLTGDDLHAALIATQPVIDDHLGIALRRLSLRIEFLTDEIDTAYDQLDALTKDVAPALAAAKGIGPVSAARLLVTAGENPERITSKAAFAALCGTSPLQASSGKTNRHRLNRGGDRQANSALYDIVKSRMSNDPRTKEYVARRIAEGKTKKESMRCLKRYVANEVYSLITDPPAVPTIDDLRPLRKSRKITLKTVAEYFSTWETTISRLERGLTRNDELADEYRKYLLETV
- a CDS encoding helix-turn-helix domain-containing protein — protein: MTEHNHWENRAGMRAVGSTPVAGTASASGSAAVVGSAASAGSAPEDPQRAIQQSLAGVGARLRGLRQGQGRTLDEVAELSGMSTSTLSRLESGKRKPSLELLLPLAGVYGLPLDELVGTPPIGDPRIHISPRKFHDQTILPLSRGAIGVQAFKHIVDGKQTPKLGSLKTHPGFEWVYVIRGRLTLILGDRTMTLSAGEAAEFDTRTPHWFGGADENGVEYLSLFGPEGQRVHMKS
- a CDS encoding HNH endonuclease signature motif containing protein, which codes for MALIPDRRHNEQNDDDAHSASSEAAQSVSLEPACSEAASPEAIGDTGPTYRELLEQAGLDLTGHPLADRFDGIADESETLDLTSELDPASGFVSDSTSGVASDSADNDSAGSRSTLQGSDFRKGEGLWTRRRTEPQTEAEIKACVEEIEARQAAWMKKKREEGETPEQRAAREEREAREELEAELRREAIAREGAELDAKFARFDEEQQKRREAELAAEEERAERYRAVTERLESEGAAAVSDGASTAAVETAGTGDNGAVVNTHPLLDEYRWSDLKHIAPEVTDSVEKLQRMLGELSDFTRPMGPDDAVVMLDGLETLGRLTESLFVVTLSVFERVGTPRDYGAKSTRMLIQHRLNVSAQEASRRTQLAEHLGKRTAMSGESIEPEFPTLSAALRDGALSSNQATTIIKCLKSLPPRVSGEDRLKAERLLVEKAPSVRVRDIHALFEEILGWIDPDGQEPQDAADREDFNVNLRQLKDGTWTLKGRLDAETGGVLNGLLTSRIKADGKSEAGTGEEGVESNPETTDASDEPADSDQPIVDTFNEVLSGDRSDCLDPSLDFTQPQMGGNGEIPKGAGVREDGTLVAMAEQQPSVRQRIYERFSSLVGSIEMNRIKAGAAYALVVNAKAEDLATMTGKAVTGVEAPFPITSAALEGLNGSVFFHLMGEKAKSMALATERRLATEKQLAILASRDQGCTFPGCDTPPGWCEAHHIVPWADEGKTDVNNLTLACGAHHHLIDKSDWYCEMLFDGRPAWVPPASLDPARKPILHARFIAREIGETLFN